A single window of Liolophura sinensis isolate JHLJ2023 chromosome 6, CUHK_Ljap_v2, whole genome shotgun sequence DNA harbors:
- the LOC135466415 gene encoding ADP-dependent glucokinase-like, which produces MSSFGSFVKTGSLVSLVVIIVAVLYKRRSDELLQERLDQVLSGLRRAENKVRSSDLRVALGFGGDVDLFVNAVELLNKIGAKPPETTEHFEEVGTKEEIEKLFAYFFQHGAAAERYVYNVTLFHDIVKAAYSLPKKRPGLGGAALMMGKRLAKEGLDVLVGACFTQKTLDQFKHKGLRVVGRRLTDDDVHLILEYSLGEYWGKYRSPRANRLILHSDVSSPILESMEEFQKEVVLFKPSLFVLGGLQMMDKFPFPPGVREQKFTDLKILLQKMPLSTKIHFEMASFSDLTTTQQLVQNVLPYADSLGMNEQELPNLVSILTHGNVTHVSDSNPRVATILDKVRVIYRTLRNSDHRDGKRTLTRLHVHTLAFQAILTEKNSIWKNTMSAAAKASLTAHRYICGTDKVDTMRARLLMDDSFSTTNTSQAQRIPFQNTRPVSCWTEEDYELCVAPVLVCTKVLQTAGGGDNISSAGLVLQI; this is translated from the exons ATGTCCTCGTTTGGCTCTTTCGTTAAAACTGGCAGTTTAGTTTCGCTTGTTGTCATTATTGTTGCCGTTCTTTACAAACGGAGATCAGATGAATTGCTGCAAGAGCGACTGGACCAAGTACTGTCTGGATTGAGGCGAGCAGAAAATAAAGTGCGGTCGTCCGACTTGAGAGTGGCTTTAGGATTCGGCGGAGATGTTGATTTGTTCGTTAATGCTGTCGAGCTGTTAAATAAAATTGGCGCAAAACCACCGGAAACCACAGAACATTTTGAAGAAGTGGGAACAAAAGAAGAAATCGAAAAACTATTTGCGTACTTCTTTCAACACGGTGCAGCTGCAGA GAGATATGTTTACAATGTCACATTATTTCATGACATTGTCAAGGCAGCCTATAGCCTGCCCAAAAAGCGACCAGGCCTGGGTGGAGCCGCATTGATGATGGGCAAGCGACTGGCTAAGGAAGGCCTGGATGTACTTGTAGGTGCTTGTTTTACCCAGAAGACGTTAGACCAGTTCAAGCACAAAGGGCTGAgag TTGTTGGGAGAAGGTTGACAGATGATGACGTCCATCTGATTTTGGAGTACTCCCTGGGGGAATACTGGGGGAAATACAGATCTCCAAGAGCTAACAG GCTTATTTTACATAGTGATGTGAGCAGCCCAATTTTAGAATCTATGGAAGAGTTCCAGAAGGAAGTGGTGTTGTTTAAACCCTCCTTGTTTGTTTTGGGAGGTCTTCAGATGATGGATAAATTCCCATTCCCACCAG GTGTTCGAGAGCAAAAGTTCACAGACCTGAAAATCCTTTTGCAGAAAATGCCCCTAAGCACGAAAATTCACTTTGAGATGGCATCTTTCAGTGACCTTACCACTACACAACAACTGGTCCAAAATGTCCTCCCTTACGCAGACTCACTAGGAATGAATGAGCAAGAGTTACCTAACTTGGTAAGCATCTTAACCCACGGCAATGTGACCCATGTGTCAGACTCTAATCCTAGGGTGGCCACGATCCTGGACAAGGTCAGGGTCATCTACAGAACTCTGCGTAACAGTGACCATCGTGATGGGAAGCGCACACTGACACGTTTGCATGTCCATACGCTGGCGTTTCAAGCCATTCTCACTGAGAAGAATTCGATATGGAAGAACACCATGTCTGCAGCAGCCAAGGCCTCTCTGACAGCTCACAGGTATATCTGCGGGACAGATAAAGTGGACACAATGCGGGCACGCCTCCTGATGGATGATTCGTTCTCCACTACTAACACCAGCCAGGCACAGAGGATACCCTTCCAGAACACTCGTCCTGTGTCCTGTTGGACAGAGGAGGACTATGAGTTGTGTGTTGCCCCAGTGCTAGTGTGCACTAAGGTGCTGCAGACAGCAGGGGGTGGGGATAACATCTCTTCTGCAGGCCTTGTCCTGCAGATCTAA